A stretch of bacterium DNA encodes these proteins:
- a CDS encoding cytochrome C oxidase subunit II yields MILDSLLPAAASTYAGDIDRLFDVITVLVMIPFTIACFLFFSFILKFKAKDGVKALYITGTEHRYMKWIHRAHFPILTFDLIIVVMAINVWYDVKQDLPEMESEVRVIAQQWAWTFVHPGADNTMGTADDITKVNELHVSTGTLYHYKLEALDVLHNFSVPVFRLKQDAIPGRVITGWFEPTVTGEYDIQCAEICGIGHGLMPARIHISSPEAYSAWVERESAAALARAMGESKSIELAGN; encoded by the coding sequence ATGATTCTCGACTCACTGCTCCCGGCCGCGGCCTCGACCTACGCGGGTGACATCGATCGACTCTTCGACGTCATCACCGTCCTGGTCATGATTCCGTTCACCATCGCCTGTTTCCTCTTCTTCTCCTTCATCCTGAAGTTCAAGGCGAAGGACGGGGTCAAGGCGCTGTACATCACCGGGACCGAGCACAGGTACATGAAGTGGATCCATCGGGCCCACTTCCCGATTCTCACCTTCGACCTGATCATCGTCGTGATGGCGATCAACGTCTGGTACGACGTGAAGCAGGATCTACCCGAGATGGAGTCCGAGGTTCGCGTGATCGCCCAGCAGTGGGCCTGGACCTTCGTCCACCCCGGCGCGGACAACACGATGGGCACCGCCGACGACATCACGAAGGTGAACGAGCTCCACGTCTCGACCGGCACCCTCTATCACTACAAGCTCGAAGCGCTCGACGTGCTGCACAACTTCTCGGTGCCCGTCTTCCGGCTGAAGCAGGACGCGATCCCCGGTCGCGTGATCACCGGCTGGTTCGAGCCGACGGTGACCGGCGAGTACGACATCCAGTGCGCGGAGATCTGCGGCATCGGGCATGGGCTGATGCCGGCGCGGATCCACATCTCGAGTCCCGAGGCCTATTCCGCGTGGGTCGAACGCGAATCCGCCGCGGCTCTGGCGCGCGCAATGGGCGAATCCAAATCGATCGAGCTCGCCGGCAACTAG